The proteins below come from a single Papaver somniferum cultivar HN1 chromosome 11, ASM357369v1, whole genome shotgun sequence genomic window:
- the LOC113322873 gene encoding BTB/POZ and MATH domain-containing protein 3-like — protein sequence MACPNILMANLDTDRAETKPRSLSPNQETPSSSSRSVNETVNGSHEYTIKGYSLAKGMGTGKYIQSDTFTVGGYDWAIYFYPDGKNPEDSSVYVSVFIALASEGTDVRALFELTLLDQSGKGKHKVHSHFDRALESGPYTLKYRGSMWGYKRFFKRSTLECSDFLKDDCLAMHCTVGVVGSRTEGPKRCSVTVPPSDMGQSLKTLLRSGTATDVTFEVGDETFKAHKLVLAARSPVFRAQFFGLVGDPNMDKVVTEDVEPSVFKAMLLFMYSDELPDANEVSGFDSSCSSTVMVQHLLAASDRFGLDRLKFLCEAKLCEAVTTDTVATTLALAEQHSCSQLKTVCLKYAAKPGNLGAVMQTEGFAYLEESCPSLLSELLETIAVVDDESRQPSKKRHPNSSNISPNIVPDEVPVDAIARRTRRRLQ from the exons ATGGCTTGTCCAAATATCCTCATGGCGAATTTAGATACGGATAGAGCAGAAACGAAACCAAGATCTTTAAGTCCTAATCAAGAAACGCCGTCATCATCGTCGAGATCGGTTAATGAAACTGTGAATGGTTCGCACGAGTATACGATAAAAGGGTATTCTTTGGCTAAAGGAATGGGTACTGGTAAATACATACAAAGCGATACATTTACAGTTGGTGGTTATGATTGGGCAATCTACTTCTACCCAGATGGGAAGAATCCTGAAGATAGTTCGGTTTATGTCTCGGTGTTTATTGCGTTAGCTAGTGAGGGTACTGATGTTAGGGCATTGTTTGAACTGACGTTATTGGATCAAAGTGGTAAAGGGAAACATAAAGTTCATAGCCATTTTGATCGTGCACTTGAAAGCGGTCCTTATACGTTGAAATATCGAGGAAGCATGTG GGGATATAAGCGGTTCTTCAAAAGGTCAACTCTGGAATGCTCTGATTTTCTCAAGGATGACTGTCTCGCAATGCATTGCACCGTGGGTGTTGTCGGAAGTCGTACTGAAGGGCCGAAACGTTGTAGTGTTACTGTTCCTCCATCAGATATGGGTCAGAGCCTGAAGACTTTGCTGAGATCGGGTACTGCTACTGATGTTACATTTGAGGTCGGTGATGAAACATTTAAAGCGCATAAGCTGGTGCTTGCTGCTCGATCTCCTGTTTTTAGAGCCCAATTCTTTGGATTGGTTGGAGACCCAAATATGGATAAGGTAGTCACGGAGGATGTTGAGCCCTCAGTTTTTAAG GCTATGCTGCTGTTTATGTACTCAGATGAGCTTCCTGATGCAAATGAAGTATCTGGCTTCGACTCTTCTTGCTCTTCAACTGTAATGGTGCAGCATCTATTAGCTGCATCAGATCGATTTGGTCTAGATCGGTTGAAATTCTTGTGTGAGGCAAAATTATGTGAAGCAGTTACAACTGACACGGTTGCAACTACATTGGCCCTAGCTGAACAACACAGTTGCTCACAGCTGAAAACTGTTTGTCTCAAATATGCAGCTAAGCCAGGAAATTTAGGAG CGGTGATGCAGACTGAAGGGTTTGCTTATCTGGAGGAGAGTTGTCCCTCATTACTGTCAGAGTTGTTGGAGACAATTGCAGTTGTTGATGATGAGTCGCGCCAACCCAGCAAGAAACGGCatccaaacagcagcaacatcagCCCCAACATTGTCCCAGATGAGGTCCCAGTTGATGCTATTGCTAGGCGTACGAGAAGGCGACTGCAGTAA